A section of the Posidoniimonas corsicana genome encodes:
- a CDS encoding type IV pilus twitching motility protein PilT, with protein sequence MASVAEAVKSGLIPNTADLEVNKLFRACVKQEASDLHLKVGKPPMMRVGGTLRALNSPPIRDEEMLHLLYPLMNDRSRKIFERDGGADFAHTVAVDGTEWRFRVNLLQQLGHMGLVARRVNNFIPDFEGLYLPSTVENLCKFDQGMILLAGVTGSGKSTTIGSMLNWINRHYRKHILTLEDPIEFVFTEDKCLVNQREIGLDVIDFEIGMKHAVRQDPDIILVGEMRDKETFMTAIHAAETGHLVFGTIHASSASSTIGRILDLFPQDMHPALRSAIAFNMKGIIAQKLLKSIKPGVSRVPTVEIMNFTPLIRKLVLEEQDSKLGDAIRIGAEDGMQNFTQSLKGLVDKELIDRTVAMEVAPDPEQLKMALKGIDVSQGGIL encoded by the coding sequence ATGGCGAGTGTCGCCGAGGCCGTCAAGAGCGGCCTGATCCCAAACACGGCCGATCTTGAGGTCAACAAGCTGTTCCGGGCCTGCGTCAAGCAGGAGGCCTCCGACCTGCACCTGAAGGTCGGCAAGCCGCCGATGATGCGGGTCGGCGGCACGCTGCGGGCGCTCAACTCTCCGCCCATCCGCGACGAGGAGATGCTGCACCTCCTCTACCCGCTGATGAACGACCGCAGCCGCAAGATCTTCGAGCGGGACGGCGGCGCCGACTTCGCCCACACGGTGGCCGTCGACGGCACCGAGTGGCGGTTCCGCGTCAACCTGCTGCAGCAGCTGGGCCACATGGGCCTGGTCGCCCGGCGGGTCAACAACTTCATCCCCGACTTCGAGGGCCTGTACCTGCCCTCCACGGTCGAGAACCTCTGCAAGTTCGACCAGGGCATGATCCTGCTGGCGGGCGTTACGGGTTCCGGCAAGAGCACGACCATCGGCTCGATGCTCAACTGGATCAACCGGCACTACCGCAAGCATATCCTCACGCTAGAGGACCCGATCGAGTTCGTGTTCACCGAGGACAAGTGCCTGGTGAACCAGCGGGAGATCGGCCTGGACGTGATCGACTTCGAGATCGGCATGAAGCACGCCGTCCGCCAGGACCCGGACATCATCCTGGTCGGCGAGATGCGTGACAAAGAGACCTTCATGACCGCCATCCACGCGGCTGAAACGGGCCACCTGGTGTTCGGGACCATCCACGCGTCCAGCGCGTCGAGCACCATCGGCCGTATCCTCGACCTGTTCCCCCAGGACATGCACCCCGCCCTGCGGAGCGCGATCGCGTTCAACATGAAGGGGATCATCGCCCAGAAGCTGCTCAAGAGCATCAAGCCGGGCGTCAGCCGGGTGCCGACGGTCGAGATCATGAACTTCACCCCGCTGATCCGCAAGCTGGTGCTGGAGGAGCAGGACTCCAAGCTCGGCGACGCCATCCGCATCGGCGCCGAGGACGGCATGCAGAACTTCACCCAAAGCCTCAAGGGACTGGTCGACAAAGAGCTCATCGACCGCACCGTGGCCATGGAAGTGGCCCCGGACCCCGAGCAACTGAAAATGGCCCTCAAGGGCATCGACGTCTCCCAGGGCGGTATCCTCTGA
- a CDS encoding MFS transporter, translating to MRPLFDAYRQAYSGLPREVWMLSALMFVSRCGSTVLPFLTIFLVKVKGFEPEVAVQFLAVYGVGGILGSLLGARLCEWFGPLRTLLASLVLRAPGYLIMPHFDSGAAIGLALLYVSLIAEMSRPAIAIATTDYSPGDALAKSFALNRLAANLGFSIAPAVGGLLAAAGYWDAMFWVNTVTPLLAAAAELWSFGLHEPPHIAQDRREFRGLAGPWSDRHYLWFLALQLLSGVVFFQMMSTYPLYLSEQVHMSEDQIGFLFVINTSLIVLLEMLVTDRLRGRSAINLVSLGVCLLCLGFGGTVLGGGAGAMAALAVVWTAGEMLSAPFAITYAAERAAGRNRAAYLGLNSVVFSVSAVGAPLIGGLLYAIDPQLVWWCCLAMAVALPLGYWVLARQDAKQAEAAAAGPQ from the coding sequence ATGCGCCCCCTCTTCGACGCCTACCGACAAGCCTACAGCGGCCTGCCGCGCGAGGTGTGGATGCTCTCGGCGCTGATGTTCGTCAGCCGCTGCGGGTCGACCGTGCTGCCGTTCCTGACCATCTTCCTAGTTAAGGTCAAAGGGTTCGAGCCGGAAGTCGCGGTCCAGTTCCTGGCGGTGTACGGCGTCGGCGGCATCCTGGGATCGCTGCTGGGCGCCCGGCTGTGCGAGTGGTTCGGCCCGCTGCGGACGCTCCTGGCGTCGCTCGTGCTGCGGGCGCCGGGCTACCTGATCATGCCGCATTTCGACTCGGGCGCCGCGATCGGCCTGGCGCTGCTGTACGTGAGCCTAATCGCCGAGATGAGCCGCCCCGCCATCGCGATCGCCACCACCGACTACAGCCCGGGCGATGCGCTCGCCAAGAGTTTTGCGCTCAACCGGCTGGCGGCCAATCTGGGGTTCTCCATCGCCCCGGCGGTGGGCGGCTTGCTGGCGGCCGCGGGCTACTGGGACGCGATGTTCTGGGTGAACACGGTCACGCCGCTGCTGGCCGCGGCCGCCGAGCTGTGGTCCTTCGGGCTCCACGAGCCGCCGCACATCGCCCAGGACCGGCGGGAGTTCCGCGGCCTGGCCGGGCCGTGGTCCGACCGGCACTACCTGTGGTTCCTGGCGCTTCAGCTGCTGTCTGGGGTCGTGTTCTTCCAGATGATGAGCACCTACCCGCTGTACCTCTCTGAGCAGGTGCACATGAGCGAGGACCAGATCGGGTTCCTGTTCGTGATCAACACCTCGCTGATCGTGCTGCTGGAGATGCTGGTCACCGACCGGCTGCGGGGGCGGTCCGCCATCAACCTGGTGAGCCTGGGCGTCTGCCTGCTGTGCCTGGGGTTCGGCGGCACCGTGCTGGGCGGCGGGGCGGGCGCCATGGCGGCCCTGGCCGTGGTGTGGACGGCCGGCGAGATGCTCAGCGCCCCGTTCGCCATCACCTACGCCGCCGAGCGGGCGGCCGGACGCAACCGCGCCGCGTACCTCGGCCTGAACTCCGTGGTGTTCTCGGTGTCGGCGGTCGGCGCGCCGCTGATCGGCGGGCTGCTGTACGCCATCGACCCGCAGCTGGTGTGGTGGTGCTGCCTGGCCATGGCCGTCGCGTTGCCCCTCGGCTACTGGGTGCTGGCCCGGCAAGACGCCAAACAGGCCGAGGCCGCAGCGGCCGGGCCCCAGTAG
- the hisF gene encoding imidazole glycerol phosphate synthase subunit HisF, producing MLAKRVIPCLDVDRGRVVKGTNFVNLVDAGDPVEVAKRYESEGADELVFLDITASHESRDITADMVRHVAEVVFMPFTVGGGIRTLEDARRLIQAGAEKVSINSAAVKTPEVVTQISRAFGSCATVVNIDPKRVQRDGREVWDVHINGGRLPTGLEAVAWAQEVERLGAGEIVLTCMDRDGTKDGYDLEITRAVSEAVGIPVVASGGAGGPQHLAEAVTAGKADAALAASIFHFGEYTIEETKRVMRDYGAPVRL from the coding sequence ATGCTTGCCAAACGTGTGATCCCCTGTCTGGACGTCGACCGCGGCCGGGTCGTGAAGGGCACCAACTTCGTCAACCTGGTTGACGCCGGCGACCCGGTGGAGGTCGCCAAGCGGTACGAGTCCGAGGGCGCCGACGAGCTGGTGTTCCTGGACATCACCGCCAGCCACGAGAGCCGCGACATCACCGCCGACATGGTCCGCCACGTAGCGGAGGTGGTGTTCATGCCGTTCACCGTAGGGGGCGGCATCCGCACGCTGGAGGACGCCCGGCGGCTGATCCAGGCCGGCGCCGAGAAGGTCAGCATCAACTCGGCCGCCGTCAAGACGCCCGAGGTGGTCACGCAGATCTCCCGCGCGTTCGGCAGCTGCGCGACCGTGGTGAACATCGACCCCAAGCGCGTGCAGCGCGACGGCCGCGAGGTGTGGGACGTGCACATCAACGGCGGCCGCCTGCCGACCGGGCTAGAGGCCGTGGCCTGGGCCCAGGAGGTCGAGCGACTGGGCGCCGGCGAGATCGTCCTGACCTGCATGGACCGCGACGGCACCAAAGACGGCTACGACCTGGAGATCACCCGCGCCGTCAGCGAGGCGGTCGGCATCCCGGTGGTCGCGTCCGGCGGCGCCGGCGGCCCCCAGCACCTGGCCGAGGCGGTCACCGCCGGCAAGGCCGACGCCGCCCTGGCGGCCAGCATCTTCCACTTCGGCGAGTACACGATCGAAGAAACGAAGCGCGTGATGCGCGACTACGGGGCGCCGGTGCGGCTGTAG